Genomic DNA from Peribacillus simplex NBRC 15720 = DSM 1321:
GCCCTTAAGATATAGGAGGAAGTATCCTCGGCGATGACTTCACCTTTTGTATCGAGTATGCTTCCCCTTTTTGCTTCTATGATCTGTTTTTTTTCATATTTCTTGTCGATTTTTGAAGCCAGAACCTCCCCGCCTGCTGTACCTGTCACCTGAATATACAAAAAGCGGCAGACTAACACAAAAAAGAGCAGGCCGAATAAGAAGAATAATCCGGCTGCCCCATGCTTCATATTTTTTTGTTTCTGCATTATTACTGCACACCCTTCACATTATTCTCATTTAACTTGAACCCTAGCGCTGCAGCTTTTTTCCAAATTCTCTCGTATGTACTAAGTTCAGCAACCTGCACTTTCAAATCATCATTCACTTTACCCTGTTCCTCAATCGAAGTTTCCACTAGTTGGATCTCTTTATTCGTTTCATAGATGGCCGCTTGATTAGAGACTATTTTCACTCCCATAAAGGTAACCATGATAGCAAGGGCACATAGTAAGAAAACTTCACCAATGGATATCTTCGCTTTACGGATGACCACTGTTTGTTGTGTCTGTTGCTGCTGTTGGTCTTCATATTGCTGTTCTTGTATTTTTTTGGCTATGGAACTCATTCATGTTCCCCCTTACTGTTTTTTTTCTGTAATTATTGCTTTTCGGCGATTCTTAGCTTAGCCGACCGGGAACGATTATTCCCTTCCAATTCTTCTTCTGAAGGTAAAATCGGTTTTCTCGTAATTATTTTCATAGGTGGCTTGAATTCATCCGGGATAACTGGAAGTCCAGGCGGAAGGTCCGGAAGGGCACTAGCTTTTTTAAATACCGTTTTACAAATTCTATCTTCAAGCGAATGGAACGTAATGACAGATATTCTTCCTTCTTTATCCAAAAGCGATATGGCTTGCTCTAAGGAATCTTCAAAGACACCAAGTTCGTCATTCACAGCGATTCTTATTGCTTGGAACACTCGTTTCGCAGGGTGTCCGCCTTTACGTCTTGCCGGGGCCGGTATCCCATCCTTAATTAATTCCACAAGCTCAAACGTCGTTTCAATTGGTTTTATTTCACGTGCCGCTTCAATTTTCCTTGCAATTTGTTTCGAAAACTTTTCTTCTCCATATTGAAAGAAAATTCTCAGCAAATCATGGAATGACCAAGTATTCACGACATCATAGGCAGTAATGGCAGCACTTTGGTCCATCCTCATATCCAAAGGTGCATCATGGTTATAGCTAAAACCACGCTCTGGTGTATCCAATTGTGGGGATGACACGCCTAAATCATATAGGATCCCGTCCACTTTCTCGATTCCCCGGGCATTCAACTCTTCTTTTAAGTATTTAAAATTATTAGGAACAAGAACAATACGTTCGCCATAGCTTTCCAATTTTTCCTTAGCATTCCTAATCGCCGTTTCGTCCTGGTCAAAAGCATAAAGCCTACCCTTGTCAGAGAGCTGTGAAAGTAAGTATTCGCTGTGACCGGCTCCTCCTAAAGTACAATCCACATAAATTCCATCAGGTTTGATGTTCAATCCATCAACCGTCTCTTTTAATAACACTGTTGTATGTTGAAACATGCTAGACATCCTTCCAATCGGTTATTGAGTGACTCTATTTCTGAGGGCAGCCTTAAATATCAAAGCCAATCATATTTTCTGCTATCTCAGCGAAAGAATCCTCCGAAGCTGAAAAATAGTTTTCCCAAAGGGATTTGCTCCAAATCTCAATACGATTGGTAACACCAAGAATTACACATTCTTTTTCCAATTGGCCATATGAAGTAAGCGGCGTGGGGATATTAATTCGCCCTTGTTTATCAATTTCGCATTCTGTAGCTGCAGAAAAGAAAAAACGGGTAAAGGCTCGGGCATCTTTTTTTGTTAAAGGCAGGGCTTTCAGCTTTTCTTCAAGCAGCTTCCACTCTTCCATAGGGTAACCAAATAAACATTGATCGAGTCCGCGGGTAAGGACAAATTGCTCCCCAAGATTTTCCCTGAATTTCACTGGGACTATCAAACGGCCCTTTATATCGATGTTATGATGGTACTCTCCCATGAACATACCCACTACCCCCACATTCTAATCTCAGAGTACCACATTCCCCCACCTTTCTCCACTTGTTTTTACTTTCTCTTTCCAAGTAAAAATTCCCTTCTTTTCTACTTAAGTTTATTTAGCCAAATTATTCAAAGAAACGTGCATTTCCCTCGAATGGACTCAGACTAGGACGCAGTCCCACTATTACTGTCGAAGCACTACCTGACAAGTGCTCAGGAAACAGAAAAAAGACAGGCTTTAGCACCTGTCTTTTTTTCACTTTTTAATCCCTCCGTCAGGATTGGTATGCGGCAACCCTATTCATAGTGATTTGTCCGCCACTTTTCCCCAAAACGGATGGTTTTTCTATATGAAAATCAATTTGTGCTGATTATTGAACCGGTATTCCAGTTTCATCATATCCCGTACGAACTCTGGCCCGTATTGATTCAAGTAATAAAACACATTCCAAATCCTCTCCTGGGGTGATCCAAGAGGGTACAGTGAATTTGCTATCCGTTCATATTTTTTCAATATGACCGAATGTCGTTCCTTTGTACGGTCACCGATTTTGCCATACATGAAATTCAATTGCTTTTGAATGAATTCAATGTTTTTGTTCAACATCGGCTCAAGTCCTCTATCTAAAGCGACAGCGTGGGCAAATAGCTTTTCATGGTTCTCTTCAAGCTGTGATTTCAGCGTCCCGAACAGGGTGTCAACCGTCTCATCTTTCACGGAATCAAGGTAACTTTTCACAGAATTAGCGGTTCCTTCAGTCAGAACAGTTTCCAAACTGAGTTCCAATTCTTCAAGGTCGCTATGGATACTGCGCTCTACCAGCGTGATGTTTAACCTAGGAATGATTGGCGGCATCTTCATGGAAAACAACTCAAATACCTTTTTTAATTCTGCCCAATAGGCTATTTCCCCTGGCCCAGAAACGAAAGCCAATACAGGGAAAAGCATTTCCTGCATGAGCGGGCGTGTAATGACATTGTTGCTTAATCGTTCTGGATGATTTTTGGCTATCTGCAAGAGTTCCTGCTTGGTAAATGATACCTCACCGTTTTTTCCGCTGAAACCGCCTTCTACACGTTCAAGTAAACATCGATCTTTTTTTTCTGGATCATAATAAAATAAATTAGCTGCCCGTTTATCCATTTCAATCATTTTTGCATACCCTTTCGCATGCATGAATGATTGCTGTTCCTCGACCACTTCAGCAATCCGTCCACTTTCATTGACCATCGTTTCAAAGTATACCTTTTCAATTCGCCTTAATTCCGGATCTCCGGCATCGACTAGTAAAAGGCCATATTCTTTGAACCATTCATGAATCAGCATGGCGAAGAAATCGACGAAAGTATTCGATTGCTTAATGGTCTCCTTCATATCAATCAGGAGTTTATTCGTAAAGGCCGTTTCTCCATATGTTTCAATGATTTCCTCAAGCCACTTCTCTGCCTTTTCCGTTTCTAGCTCCACATCAGAAACCATTGTTTTATATGGCTGATAGGAAGGATAGGTTTTTTTATCGGGTTTACCGTTTTTCATAACATAAACATGATTGACTTCAGCCAAATCATGATCTTCTCCAGCTATCCAAAAAACTGGAATGACTGGCTGCCCCAGTTCTCTTTCTTGTTCTTCCGCAAGCTTAATGATCGAAATCACTTTATGAATGGTATACAGCGGCCCTGATAATAACCCAGCCTGCTGTCCTCCAATCACAACCACGGAATCATCACTGCGCAACCTTTCAATATTCCCCTTAACTGCCTCACTGAATGAAAGACGAGACATGTATTGTTGTATGTAATCCGACAATTCATCACGTGAAAAAGAGCGGTTCATCAATTCATTATATTTATTGAGATAAATGTCCGGCTTAGACAAGTCATAGTGAAAATAATCCTCCGTTTCAAGACGGTTTTGTAAATAGTCCGATGCAAAACGGTTTAAAGATGGTAACTCGAGATCTTTCATCTCCATTTCTGTTCTCCCTTTCTCTGCAACTACAATTCTTTTTAGAGTATAACATTCCGGTTTAAGAAAACAAAAGAAGTTGCCCAGCAGCAGAAAATTGATGCGATGTTCTATATTATGTAGTCAATATCTTCGTAATACTTGTAATTATGCCAATGGAAAATAATAGAAGGTAAGCTACGAAAAAGAAGGCGAAGTTCACTCTCCAAAAACCCTTTAATACCTTATGGAAAATGATTTCTTCTTTTACCTTGTAATGGACAAGGACCACCACGAATGCGTTGATGATCATGATAAGCATGATCACCCAAAGAATTTGCTTATCCCAAATGGTAATGATCAAATAATGGACTGATAATACGAACAGCAGCGTACTCATATCCATTGCAAATTGAACGGAGCGCCTATGGTTTCCAGTGAATTGTTTGGCACTTATAAAAAAAAGTATATACCCCACGAAAGGCAAGGTAATAAATATCGCGGCAAGGCTTGAAACTACGTACGGCACATTCTCATCCCCCCTGAGACTCTTTTCCTTTAACCATCTTATATAGAGAAGAAGTCAGGCAATCACTTTTCCCTTTACTCTTTGCCTCCGAGAGGATATGACCCAAAATAGCATCAATTTCCGTTTTACGGCCATTTTCTAAATCCTTTAGCATTGACGATCGATTTTCCGCTGTTGCCATACAAACGGATTTCACATGTTCAAATGACTCATCCTTATTTTTAACTTCCAAAATACCGGAGATTTCTTCAAAAAGATCTTGAAACAATTGGTAGTAAAAGGAGTTAGTGATTAAACCGCCATTTTCCACGTCAAGTATCGCTGTTAATGGATTTATCACTGCATTAACGACTAGCTTATCCATCAGCATCGAGTGAAAATCCTCACTCTTCGAAAAAGGAAAATGATCGATCCCTTCATTCACTAACGATAGTTGATCAAGTTCCCCCTTAAAGGAAGCGATCCTTGTAATGCCGAGCCCTGTATGCTCCACGGTATTCCCGTCATGTTTCAACGCTCCATGCTCCACTACCCCCACATATATGGTCGGGGATTGAAGCTGCTTTAAATAAGAAATATGCCCATAGCCATTCTGCAAGAATAGTAATGGAACCAGAATACCTTTGATCCTAGGCAATATTTGCGGCAGGTGATATTGCTTGACGGCTAATATAAGAAGATCCACATCCGATACCCCATCATCCAGGCACTTAGAAATGATGCCTGTCAGAAGCCTGCTTTCACCATCTGCAATAAGACGGATTCCATCACGTTTAATGATTGACGCCTGATCCGCAGTATGGGTATAGAGAGTCACACTATGTTTTTCACTTAAATGAGACGCAAACAGCAGCCCGATGGCCCCTCCCCCAACGATTCCAATTCTCATAATAACCTTCCTTACTTTTTGAAATATATTTACTATTTTATCACATTATCTTTTTTATCCTGCATCAAATTTCCTATCGTTGGAAAACGCAG
This window encodes:
- the ftsL gene encoding cell division protein FtsL; the protein is MSSIAKKIQEQQYEDQQQQQTQQTVVIRKAKISIGEVFLLCALAIMVTFMGVKIVSNQAAIYETNKEIQLVETSIEEQGKVNDDLKVQVAELSTYERIWKKAAALGFKLNENNVKGVQ
- a CDS encoding 2-dehydropantoate 2-reductase, whose protein sequence is MRIGIVGGGAIGLLFASHLSEKHSVTLYTHTADQASIIKRDGIRLIADGESRLLTGIISKCLDDGVSDVDLLILAVKQYHLPQILPRIKGILVPLLFLQNGYGHISYLKQLQSPTIYVGVVEHGALKHDGNTVEHTGLGITRIASFKGELDQLSLVNEGIDHFPFSKSEDFHSMLMDKLVVNAVINPLTAILDVENGGLITNSFYYQLFQDLFEEISGILEVKNKDESFEHVKSVCMATAENRSSMLKDLENGRKTEIDAILGHILSEAKSKGKSDCLTSSLYKMVKGKESQGG
- the bshC gene encoding bacillithiol biosynthesis cysteine-adding enzyme BshC translates to MEMKDLELPSLNRFASDYLQNRLETEDYFHYDLSKPDIYLNKYNELMNRSFSRDELSDYIQQYMSRLSFSEAVKGNIERLRSDDSVVVIGGQQAGLLSGPLYTIHKVISIIKLAEEQERELGQPVIPVFWIAGEDHDLAEVNHVYVMKNGKPDKKTYPSYQPYKTMVSDVELETEKAEKWLEEIIETYGETAFTNKLLIDMKETIKQSNTFVDFFAMLIHEWFKEYGLLLVDAGDPELRRIEKVYFETMVNESGRIAEVVEEQQSFMHAKGYAKMIEMDKRAANLFYYDPEKKDRCLLERVEGGFSGKNGEVSFTKQELLQIAKNHPERLSNNVITRPLMQEMLFPVLAFVSGPGEIAYWAELKKVFELFSMKMPPIIPRLNITLVERSIHSDLEELELSLETVLTEGTANSVKSYLDSVKDETVDTLFGTLKSQLEENHEKLFAHAVALDRGLEPMLNKNIEFIQKQLNFMYGKIGDRTKERHSVILKKYERIANSLYPLGSPQERIWNVFYYLNQYGPEFVRDMMKLEYRFNNQHKLIFI
- a CDS encoding DUF3397 domain-containing protein, giving the protein MPYVVSSLAAIFITLPFVGYILFFISAKQFTGNHRRSVQFAMDMSTLLFVLSVHYLIITIWDKQILWVIMLIMIINAFVVVLVHYKVKEEIIFHKVLKGFWRVNFAFFFVAYLLLFSIGIITSITKILTT
- the mraZ gene encoding division/cell wall cluster transcriptional repressor MraZ yields the protein MFMGEYHHNIDIKGRLIVPVKFRENLGEQFVLTRGLDQCLFGYPMEEWKLLEEKLKALPLTKKDARAFTRFFFSAATECEIDKQGRINIPTPLTSYGQLEKECVILGVTNRIEIWSKSLWENYFSASEDSFAEIAENMIGFDI
- the rsmH gene encoding 16S rRNA (cytosine(1402)-N(4))-methyltransferase RsmH; the encoded protein is MFQHTTVLLKETVDGLNIKPDGIYVDCTLGGAGHSEYLLSQLSDKGRLYAFDQDETAIRNAKEKLESYGERIVLVPNNFKYLKEELNARGIEKVDGILYDLGVSSPQLDTPERGFSYNHDAPLDMRMDQSAAITAYDVVNTWSFHDLLRIFFQYGEEKFSKQIARKIEAAREIKPIETTFELVELIKDGIPAPARRKGGHPAKRVFQAIRIAVNDELGVFEDSLEQAISLLDKEGRISVITFHSLEDRICKTVFKKASALPDLPPGLPVIPDEFKPPMKIITRKPILPSEEELEGNNRSRSAKLRIAEKQ